GCAAATACGGCAGAACAGGCTCCATGGGTGCCCGGGGCCACGTGGGACCCAAAGGGCAGAAGGGGTCCATGGGGGCCCCCGGGGACCAGTGCAAGAACCACTACGCCGCCTTCTCGGTGGGCCGGAAGAAGCCACTGCACAGCAACGACTACTACCAGACGGTGATCTTTGACACGGAGTTCGTGAACCTCTACGGCCACTTCAACATGTTCACGGGGAAGTTCTACTGCTACGTGCCCGGCGTCTACTTCTTCAGCCTCAACGTGCACACCTGGAACCAGAAGGAGACGTACCTGCACATCATGAAGAACGGGGAGGAGGTGGTGATCCTGTACGCCCAGGTGAGCGACCGCAGCATCATGCAGAGCCAGAGCCTGATGCTGGAGCTGTGGGACCAGGATGAGGTGTGGGTGCGCCTCTTCAAGGGCGAGCGCGAGAACGCCATCTTCAGCGATGAGTTTGACACCTACATCACCTTCAGCGGCTACCTGGTCAAGCCGGCTGCCGAGCCCTAGCCACCCGCTGGCCTCCGGCCCCACCGCTGTGGGCTACCCTCCTGTTCTCCCCatgcccaccccgccccgcctcgccccgtTGGACCCCTGTGGTCCAGCACGCGGCCACCTCCTGGCCGGCCCTCCCTCCATCCCGGTCCCCCGGGCCCCCACGCCCCCAGCTTTGGCATTTCACACGACGCCCCTCCCGGGAGTGGGAAGTTACAGCAACTGTGTGGTCCCCGGGCCCTGCTGTGTCCGCAGATGAAGTCAGCAAGCCGGTGCGGAGGAACTCCCCTCTGTGCACGTGTCCTTAGGTGACCCCCGCCCGGTGCGCCCCCACAGTACCCCAGAGTCAGCCATCCTCGCTCCCGCCACTGCAAATAGTAATTCTAAATGCTGTGAAAGGAGCAAAGTAAACCATGGAAAAGAAAGGGAGGCATTGTTGTCTTTGACTTTCCGCCATCCCTCTGGCTCCCCGGGGGTGGGCTGTCGCCACTCGAGGCCACAGGAGGCTCCTTGTAAGAGAAGATGTAAAGTGGACGCCGAGGGTGATGTGGAAGGGGGGGGTGGGGGCGTGGGGACAGGAAACTACATCTGGCTTAATATTTTAAGCCACGTGTGAACCTTCCTGGGGGACAGCTGGGCTGACATCCACAGCCTGTAGACGGCCTTGCATGAGGGTCCAGCTGGCCTGGCACAAGCCGTGATGGTGACAGGGTTGGGGGGCAGCAAGTGTCAGCTCCCCCGAGGGATGGCCAAGCCCTCGGCCATGGTCTCTGGGTTGGGAGAAGCAGGCTCCTGGCAGCAGCTGGGCACCTTGGGGGCCCCAGACCTGCAGGTGGTTCCATGAGGAGCAAAACCCAGTACAAGGAAGCAGAGCAGTGCGTCCTGGCCTGGCTCCCCTccacgcccccaccccacccccacctcctgggcACGGCTGCCACGCCTGTCACTCAGTGTTGGTTTTCTGTCCCTCCTCTCCGACAGGTCCCCCACAGAAGGCAGCAGGGCCTTTGATTTTGTAGCAGCCGTCATGGTTGTACAGCATTTTCTAGAAACTCCCTCGCACAACATCTGAGTCCTCCTTCCCAGAGGGTTCGGCGTGCAgccccccatccccccaccccggggCCTCTTTGACCGGCAGCTTAAGACAGTGCAGGAGGGCGTCCTGGGGCCCCACGGCAGCGAGAGCTGGGAGGGACTGGAAGGTCCCCTCACCACCCCCGTCCCTCTCCCAGCACTGGGGTCAAAAGCCCCGCTCTGCAGGTGGGGGAACACCTGGAGCGGGGTGCAGCCTGGAACCGGCGCTCTGGCCTGTGACTGGCTTTGGCCCGGCAGCCCCTTTCCTGCTTCTCATTAACACCCAGGGCTGGGGTCACCCCCGTCCGGGCTGGGGCCCTAAGCCCCTATGGGAGCCTTCCTTCCCGCCGCTCGGAAACGCTGGGTCTACCGATCCCTCtgtcctccctgggcctggctGTGGGGTCTGGGGTCCCCACGTCCCCCCTCTGAAGGACTTCTGCTGGTCAGACTTTAAAACCCATGTTTCCGTGGGCCTGCTGGTGAGCAGGGCGCCCACCTGCTGCTTTGTGCTGTCCCAATGCTCTTTCAGAAAACATTAAACTTGAAACTGTGGGTTTCAACATCGTGGCCTCATTAGTTTGGTCAATGAACAAGATCCTCCTCCTTTCTATCTCCTACTGCCTGTCGGAGGCCTGGGAGCCCTCAGCTTGGGACCTGGGGACATCGGTACCTGGCGGGCACCGGCTGGGCCCTGAACTGCCTCATTCCTCACAGGAACACATCTTACAGGCTCAGCCGGACACGGCCCCATTGGATGCCCTATAGGGGAGGAGGCTTCCTCGCTTCTTCCGGCTTCTGGTGGCCCCAGGTGTCTGCATCATTCCAatccctgcctctctctgtctctacgTGACCTCCTTTCCCGTGTCTCTTAAacctccccctcccttttttcccAATCATTGAAATTTGGGCCCACCCTCAACCCAGGATGGTCTCCTCTCGAGATCCTTGACTGcatgacatctgcaaagaccatatttccaaataaggtcacattcacaagtACCAGGGGTCAGGACTTGGACTTATCTTTTGGAAGGACACCATCCAACCCACT
This portion of the Vicugna pacos chromosome 16, VicPac4, whole genome shotgun sequence genome encodes:
- the C1QTNF1 gene encoding complement C1q tumor necrosis factor-related protein 1; translated protein: MGSRGLGLALACCLLLAFTCGLVLGRVPRGQEEQQEQEGTKEPPLDHTERAEEKHEKYSPRQGDEPSASRCFRCCDPGTPVYQAIPVPQINITILKGEKGDRGDRGLQGKYGRTGSMGARGHVGPKGQKGSMGAPGDQCKNHYAAFSVGRKKPLHSNDYYQTVIFDTEFVNLYGHFNMFTGKFYCYVPGVYFFSLNVHTWNQKETYLHIMKNGEEVVILYAQVSDRSIMQSQSLMLELWDQDEVWVRLFKGERENAIFSDEFDTYITFSGYLVKPAAEP